TCAAATATATTGCATCCTTCTCCTTTGGCTTCAGGAACAAGTAGTATTTCTCCCCGCCTACGAATTCCTTTAACAATCTCTCAATCAGTATCTTCACTGGCTCAACCTTAACCCTCTGCTTTATATCCTCGAAGCTTTCAAACCTTCTCGTGGCACGCTCGTCAAGGATGAGCCTCATTGTCTTCTTGCCAATACCTGGCAAGAGTTCTAGAGCATGGAGCCTAATGTTAACAGGGTCCGCGATGTTGAAGAATTCCACGAAAACCCTCTCATTCTCGTTTAAAATCATCTTCAAGGCCTCGGGAAGGTTGGCTTTCGCCATGCTGGTTAGATCATCATAATAAATCTGCATAACCCTCTTAACTTTGCTGGGATATCCAAGCTCCACTTTCTCCAAAATGTCAATCCTTACAGCCGGTAGAGGGTTTGCTTCCAGGAGAGTAAAGTATTTAGTACCCACCCCCTGGACTAGCGGCTGGTTCCTGTGCTCGAAATGACGGTCTGAAGGGTTTCCAAGCTCCATGTAATCCAATACTACCATGG
This is a stretch of genomic DNA from Thermosphaera aggregans DSM 11486. It encodes these proteins:
- a CDS encoding DUF655 domain-containing protein, with translation MSLFKPDNPRRQEHPWENSMVVLDYMELGNPSDRHFEHRNQPLVQGVGTKYFTLLEANPLPAVRIDILEKVELGYPSKVKRVMQIYYDDLTSMAKANLPEALKMILNENERVFVEFFNIADPVNIRLHALELLPGIGKKTMRLILDERATRRFESFEDIKQRVKVEPVKILIERLLKEFVGGEKYYLFLKPKEKDAIYLRYLERLYGEIL